From one Gemmatimonadales bacterium genomic stretch:
- a CDS encoding anhydro-N-acetylmuramic acid kinase: MTERPSLAVGLMSGTSLDGIDAALVQLEGPTHARLLEFVTRPYGEAERADIQRGLVGGDSAFLARLHVRLAEWAAEAVEGLLIQARVPASELDVIAFPGQTIWHEPPTVSWQLGEPAVLAERFGVRVVSGFRARDVAAGGQGAPLVPMADVLLFASSETPRILLNIGGMANLTYVPRRAVESGVLAFDTGPGVAVIDALARLVEPGCTFDLDGHIAAAGRPDGSVLAELMRDPFFGAPPPKSTGRERFGDGYARTLHRRVPGSDGVATAVELTACTVARAVGCWTTGDAEVVASGGGCHHPVLMASLERQLAALPGHHPLLRFSDLFFPGDAKEAVAFALLGYLTVHGQPGNVPSATGARGPRVLGTVTPA, from the coding sequence ATGACCGAACGCCCCTCGCTCGCGGTCGGGCTGATGTCGGGCACCTCGCTGGACGGCATCGACGCCGCACTGGTTCAGCTCGAGGGCCCCACCCACGCCCGGCTGCTCGAGTTCGTCACCCGGCCCTACGGCGAGGCCGAGCGGGCCGACATCCAGCGGGGCCTGGTTGGCGGCGACAGCGCGTTTCTCGCCCGGCTTCACGTGCGTCTCGCCGAGTGGGCGGCCGAGGCGGTGGAAGGGCTGCTGATCCAGGCTCGAGTTCCGGCGTCCGAGCTCGACGTGATCGCCTTCCCCGGGCAGACCATCTGGCACGAGCCGCCCACCGTCTCCTGGCAACTGGGCGAGCCCGCCGTGCTCGCCGAGCGGTTCGGCGTTCGGGTGGTGAGCGGCTTCCGCGCGCGCGACGTGGCCGCGGGCGGGCAGGGAGCGCCGCTGGTGCCGATGGCGGACGTCCTGCTCTTTGCCTCGAGCGAGACCCCCCGGATTCTGCTGAATATCGGAGGCATGGCCAATCTCACGTATGTTCCCCGCCGCGCCGTGGAGTCGGGCGTGCTCGCCTTCGACACCGGACCCGGTGTCGCGGTGATCGACGCGCTCGCGCGGCTGGTCGAGCCGGGCTGCACCTTCGACCTCGATGGCCATATCGCCGCCGCCGGTCGGCCGGACGGGTCGGTGCTCGCTGAGCTGATGCGCGATCCGTTCTTCGGGGCACCGCCGCCCAAGAGCACCGGCCGCGAGCGATTCGGCGACGGCTACGCCCGGACCCTTCACCGACGCGTCCCAGGGTCGGATGGCGTCGCCACGGCGGTGGAGCTCACGGCCTGCACCGTGGCCCGGGCCGTCGGCTGCTGGACCACCGGCGACGCGGAGGTGGTGGCATCGGGAGGCGGGTGCCATCACCCGGTGCTGATGGCGTCGCTGGAGCGACAGCTCGCGGCCTTGCCGGGCCATCACCCGCTGCTCCGGTTCAGCGATCTCTTCTTTCCCGGCGACGCCAAGGAGGCGGTGGCGTTCGCGCTCCTGGGCTACCTGACCGTCCATGGACAGCCGGGCAACGTGCCATCCGCCACCGGTGCCCGCGGTCCCCGGGTGCTCGGCACGGTGACCCCGGCGTGA
- the ggt gene encoding gamma-glutamyltransferase, translating to MRIDRLLPVVMLVLPLACAHHGESATETGLRPEWRFAGKAGVAEGRAAMVVSGSPLASEVGREILRAGGNAVDAAVAVGFALAVVHPEAGNLGGGGFMVIRPRDGAVQTLDYRETAPARATRDMYLDDKGQPTDRSLTGALAAGVPGAVAGLTEAHHRYGRLPLARLLEPAIRLARDGFAVDVYRSESIREDSARLALFPASRASFLPSGRPPVPGTTLRQPDLAATLQAISDSGAAGFYRGRVADLIVAEMARGGGIMSRDDLAGYRAIWRDPIVVAYHGYTIYSMPPASSGGVTMGEILNIMEGYSPLPRFGSAELIHREAEAMRRAFTDRNTYLGDPAFVRNPVDRLLSKAYAAEQRRSIGQRATPTPKFDPSVRSGASTTHYSVVDAEGNAVSCTTTLNDSYGAAVTVTGAGFLLNDEMDDFATAPGKPNMYGLVQGEANAIAPGKRMLSAMTPSIVLDPERRLYLVLGTPGGPRIITMVYHVISNVIDHRMTLPDAVAAPRMHHQGLPDSIQTETGAFPEATLDSLRARGHAIEARGYWGDVEAIIRAPAGWEGVSDPRRGGGGAGY from the coding sequence GTGCGAATCGATCGCCTGCTGCCGGTTGTCATGCTGGTCCTGCCGCTCGCGTGTGCCCACCACGGCGAGAGCGCGACGGAGACGGGCCTCCGTCCCGAGTGGCGCTTCGCCGGCAAGGCCGGGGTGGCGGAGGGCCGCGCGGCCATGGTGGTGTCGGGAAGCCCGCTCGCGAGTGAGGTGGGCCGGGAAATACTCCGTGCGGGCGGGAACGCGGTCGACGCGGCGGTAGCGGTGGGGTTCGCGCTCGCCGTGGTTCACCCGGAGGCGGGCAACCTGGGCGGCGGCGGATTCATGGTGATCCGTCCGCGGGACGGGGCGGTCCAGACACTCGACTACCGGGAGACGGCGCCCGCCCGCGCCACCCGCGACATGTATCTGGACGACAAAGGACAGCCGACCGACCGGAGCCTCACCGGCGCGCTCGCGGCCGGCGTGCCCGGTGCGGTGGCGGGCTTGACCGAGGCACATCACCGGTACGGACGCCTGCCGCTGGCCCGCCTGCTCGAGCCCGCCATCCGGCTGGCGCGCGACGGCTTCGCGGTAGATGTCTACCGGAGTGAGTCGATCCGGGAAGACAGCGCCCGCCTCGCGCTCTTCCCGGCATCCCGGGCCAGCTTCCTCCCCTCCGGCCGGCCGCCGGTGCCGGGGACGACGCTCCGGCAACCCGATCTCGCCGCCACGCTCCAGGCAATCAGCGACAGCGGCGCTGCCGGCTTCTATCGCGGGCGGGTGGCCGATCTCATCGTGGCGGAGATGGCGCGCGGCGGCGGGATCATGTCGCGGGACGACCTGGCCGGCTATCGCGCCATCTGGCGGGATCCGATCGTGGTGGCGTATCACGGCTACACCATCTACTCCATGCCGCCGGCGTCGTCGGGCGGTGTCACCATGGGCGAGATCCTGAACATCATGGAGGGATATTCGCCGCTGCCGCGGTTCGGCTCGGCCGAGCTGATCCACCGGGAGGCCGAAGCGATGCGGCGCGCCTTCACCGACCGGAACACCTATCTGGGCGACCCCGCGTTCGTCCGCAACCCGGTGGACCGGCTGCTCTCCAAGGCGTACGCCGCCGAGCAGCGGCGGAGCATCGGCCAACGAGCGACCCCGACGCCCAAGTTCGATCCTTCGGTCCGGAGCGGCGCGTCGACCACGCATTATTCGGTGGTGGACGCCGAAGGCAACGCCGTGAGCTGCACCACGACGCTCAACGACAGCTACGGTGCCGCGGTCACGGTGACCGGCGCCGGCTTCCTGCTCAACGACGAGATGGACGATTTCGCCACGGCGCCTGGCAAACCCAACATGTACGGCCTGGTCCAGGGTGAGGCGAACGCGATCGCGCCGGGAAAGCGGATGCTGTCGGCGATGACCCCGAGCATCGTCCTCGATCCTGAGCGGCGGCTCTATCTCGTGCTGGGGACGCCCGGCGGGCCGCGGATCATCACGATGGTCTACCACGTCATCTCCAACGTGATCGACCACCGGATGACGCTGCCCGATGCCGTGGCCGCGCCGCGGATGCACCATCAGGGACTCCCCGACAGCATTCAGACCGAGACAGGCGCGTTTCCGGAGGCCACGCTGGACAGCTTGCGGGCGCGGGGCCACGCGATCGAGGCCCGCGGATACTGGGGCGATGTCGAGGCGATCATCCGGGCGCCCGCTGGCTGGGAAGGGGTCAGCGATCCCCGACGCGGAGGCGGCGGCGCCGGGTACTGA
- the murQ gene encoding N-acetylmuramic acid 6-phosphate etherase, with amino-acid sequence MADDYLDPRLTERRNPRSSTIDTASALEIVDLIGAEDATVPPAVAQARLEIARTIDLIEAAFRVGGRLLYVGAGTSGRLGVLDAAECPPTFGTPPEMVVGIIAGGLPALVRSIEGAEDDVNAGLAEMDARRVGPNDVVVGIAASGTTPYVRAALSRAQTLDARTALVSCSPPPRLLQETCDVCITVLVGPEIVTGSTRMKAGTATKLVLNTLTTGAMIRLGKIYGNLMVDLRAWNDKLVDRSQRILMETTGLPRDAVRAVLDGAEGSVKTAIVMARRGVSREEAERLLAEHAGRLRVVVGDPPPVSG; translated from the coding sequence GTGGCTGACGACTACCTCGATCCGCGCCTGACCGAACGGCGCAACCCCCGCAGCTCCACGATCGATACCGCTTCCGCCCTGGAGATCGTCGATCTCATCGGGGCCGAGGACGCCACCGTCCCCCCCGCCGTGGCCCAGGCGCGGCTGGAGATCGCGCGTACCATCGATCTGATCGAGGCCGCCTTCCGTGTCGGCGGCCGGCTCCTTTACGTCGGGGCCGGCACCAGCGGTCGGCTCGGCGTGCTCGATGCGGCCGAATGCCCTCCCACGTTCGGCACCCCGCCCGAGATGGTCGTCGGCATCATCGCGGGCGGCTTGCCGGCGCTGGTCCGCTCGATCGAGGGCGCCGAGGACGACGTCAACGCCGGTCTTGCCGAAATGGACGCCCGCCGGGTCGGACCGAACGACGTGGTTGTGGGCATCGCGGCGAGCGGCACTACACCGTACGTCAGAGCGGCACTCTCGCGCGCGCAGACCCTGGACGCCCGCACCGCGCTAGTCTCCTGCTCACCACCGCCGCGGCTGCTGCAGGAGACCTGCGACGTGTGCATCACCGTGCTGGTGGGCCCCGAGATCGTGACCGGCTCGACCCGGATGAAGGCCGGCACCGCCACCAAGCTGGTGCTCAATACCCTCACCACCGGCGCCATGATTCGACTGGGCAAGATCTATGGCAATCTCATGGTGGATCTCCGCGCCTGGAACGACAAGCTGGTGGACCGGAGCCAACGCATCCTCATGGAGACCACCGGCCTGCCGCGTGACGCGGTGCGTGCGGTGCTCGACGGCGCCGAGGGCAGCGTCAAGACGGCGATCGTGATGGCCCGGCGCGGCGTGTCCCGCGAAGAGGCCGAGCGTCTTCTCGCCGAGCACGCCGGCCGCCTTCGGGTGGTCGTCGGCGATCCGCCGCCGGTCTCCGGATGA